The following are encoded together in the Triticum dicoccoides isolate Atlit2015 ecotype Zavitan chromosome 6B, WEW_v2.0, whole genome shotgun sequence genome:
- the LOC119320561 gene encoding proline-rich protein 36-like gives MVLLGSSSGSGDAAHGLELLPVQAPPLPAPGRGRSPTRQLSPRLARRRSQEARTPPASPPLSPTTMLPTPPRSKRSDDRPSPLSQARPSHVLLRLCAPDSLQAPLLSPAKPPGFEASPTPPLASSGPLRRTPSPVRLRRTAAGGGAVGLQCLAPLFEDRQEAILPTPAPGLPKAPTARRKTMAGINIAKTGGGFSICKPKAGARPKSAPAARAAELLVCRSLGIVKDGEDVTAAALDAFADRFKDQLSPDVIVAMRGLFKLDDSSAVDVEEALIAHGGGGALDLVQNGDDAVAQLEAS, from the coding sequence ATGGTGCTTCTGGGCTCCAGCTCTGGCAGTGGAGACGCTGCCCACGGCCTGGAGTTGCTCCCGGTGCAGGCCCCTCCTCTGCCTGCTCCTGGGCGTGGCCGCAGTCCGACACGCCAGCTATCGCCACGCTTGGCGCGGCGTCGTTCCCAGGAGGCCCGCACGCCGCCTGCCTCCCCTCCGCTGTCGCCAACAACGATGCTGCCAACACCGCCTCGGTCCAAAAGAAGTGATGATCGCCCATCCCCGCTCTCGCAGGCGCGGCCAAGCCATGTGCTGCTCCGCCTCTGTGCACCGGACTCCCTTCAGGCGCCGCTGCTCTCGCCCGCCAAGCCGCCTGGCTTCgaggcctccccgacgcctccactTGCTTCCAGCGGCCCTTTGCGGCGCACGCCCTCGCCGGTGCGGCTGCGAAGGACGGCTGCGGGGGGTGGTGCCGTGGGCTTGCAGTGCCTAGCGCCCCTCTTTGAAGACCGTCAAGAGGCGATCCTGCCGACCCCTGCTCCAGGCCTGCCGAAGGCGCCGACGGCTCGTCGGAAGACCATGGCTGGAATCAACATAGCCAAGACCGGCGGTGGGTTCTCCATCTGCAAGCCTAAGGCTGGTGCTCGCCCTAAGTCAGCCCCGGCAGCCAGGGCTGCCGAGCTCCTCGTGTGCCGCAGCTTGGGCATTGTCAAAGACGGGGAAGACGTCACTGCCGCTGCGTTGGATGCTTTCGCGGACCGCTTCAAGGACCAACTGTCGCCGGACGTGATCGTGGCCATGCGTGGGCTGTTCAAGCTTGATGACAGCAGCGCAGTGGATGTCGAGGAGGCCCTCATAGCTCATGGTGGGGGAGGTGCTCTTGACCTGGTGCAGAACGGCGACGACgcagtggcgcagctggaggcaagCTGA
- the LOC119322317 gene encoding 7-deoxyloganetin glucosyltransferase-like: MGSSSALGEKPHVVCLPAAAQGHINPMLDVAKMLHARGFHITFVNTEYDHARLVHAQGAAAMADVPGFHFATIPDGMSSSDNNVTQDVPAICKAITEVCLGPFRRLLAELNDPATGHPPVTCIVSDVVMDFSMEAARELGLPYVQLWATSAFSFVALRHCRLLFDRGLAPIKDFKQLTNEYLDTPVEDLPGLRNMRFRDFPTFIRSPAPDDYMLHFTLGIVERAVGASALIIITFDDLEGEAVAAMEALGLPKVYTIGPLPLLAPSSNISMSLWKQEEECLPWLDDKEPGSVVYVNFGSTIIMTNEQLVEFAWGLALSGKHFLWIIRPDLIRGDTAVLPPEFSVETAECGLIASWCPQQQVLNHPAVGVFLTHCGWNSTLDSMCGGVPVISWPFFADHQTICRYQCTKWGVGMEIDNNVRRDAVAGLITKVMEGQNGKVMKKKAREWREKAVKATKPGGSSHRNFEELIHEVLAPTPCHSA, translated from the coding sequence ATGGGTTCATCTTCAGCATTGGGCGAGAAACCACACGTCGTGTGCCTGCCGGCGGCCGCGCAAGGGCACATCAACCCAATGCTCGACGTGGCCAAGATGCTCCACGCCCGCGGCTTCCACATCACCTTCGTCAACACTGAGTACGACCACGCCCGCCTCGTTCATGCGCAGGGTGCGGCCGCGATGGCCGATGTCCCGGGGTTCCACTTCGCCACCATTCCGGACGGCATGTCATCGTCCGACAACAACGTCACGCAAGATGTCCCGGCAATCTGCAAGGCCATCACGGAGGTCTGCCTTGGGCCCTTCCGCCGCCTCCTCGCGGAGCTCAACGACCCGGCAACGGGCCACCCGCCCGTGACCTGCATCGTCTCGGACGTCGTGATGGACTTCTCCATGGAAGCAGCCAGGGAGCTTGGCCTCCCCTATGTCCAGCTGTGGGCAACCAGCGCCTTCAGCTTTGTCGCCCTCCGGCACTGCCGCCTCCTCTTCGACCGTGGCCTCGCACCAATCAAGGACTTCAAGCAGCTGACGAATGAGTACCTTGACACGCCAGTGGAAGACTTGCCGGGCCTGCGGAACATGAGGTTCAGGGACTTCCCGACCTTCATACGCAGTCCGGCCCCGGACGACTACATGTTGCATTTCACTCTCGGGATCGTAGAGCGCGCGGTCGGTGCATCGGCACTGATCATCATCACCTTCGATGACCTCGAGGGAGAGGCAGTGGCAGCCATGGAGGCGCTCGGCCTGCCCAAGGTCTACACCATTGGCCCGCTCCCGCTGCTGGCACCGAGCTCAAACATCAGCATGAGCTTGTGGAAGCAGGAGGAGGAGTGCCTgccgtggctcgacgacaaggagccTGGCTCCGTTGTGTACGTGAACTTCGGCAGCACCATCATAATGACCAACGAGCAGCTGGTAGAGTTCGCCTGGGGCCTAGCCTTGAGTGGCAAGCATTTCCTCTGGATAATCCGTCCCGACCTCATCAGGGGCGACACCGCGGTGCTCCCCCCAGAGTTCTCGGTCGAAACCGCCGAGTGTGGTCTCATTGCCTCCTGGTGCCCACAGCAGCAGGTATTGAATCACCCGGCAGTGGGCGTGTTCCTGACACATTGCGGCTGGAACTCGACACTGGATAGCATGTGCGGCGGCGTGCCCGTCATCAGCTGGCCATTCTTCGCGGATCACCAGACCATCTGCCGGTACCAATGCACTAAATGGGGCGTTGGCATGGAGATCGACAACAATGTTCGGCGTGACGCTGTCGCAGGACTTATCACGAAGGTCATGGAGGGGCAgaatggcaaggtgatgaagaagaaggcgcGGGAGTGGAGGGAGAAAGCGGTCAAGGCGACCAAGCCCGGCGGCTCATCTCACCGCAACTTCGAAGAGTTGATCCATGAGGTGCTAGCTCCTACTCCTTGCCACTCTGCGTAA